One segment of Colius striatus isolate bColStr4 chromosome 11, bColStr4.1.hap1, whole genome shotgun sequence DNA contains the following:
- the SPC25 gene encoding kinetochore protein Spc25, with product MANIKTEDEISLFESEMKEFWTKLKSIYGTEQINQTLALRDSCKESIKVLSEKWSKKLKEGDLMIDKIQEYSNEILQQSQRISEKQEHLMAVKSNLNQEEEQKKNLTDSIQELKEELMKKKEIISSKNKAAKERVEQLCKSKVLFEERLGLEIRRIDNEQLQFIFRHIDHKDPDKPYVFTLSLNEQGDYQVTSCIPPLDCIAEFQLKVRETNNFSAFVANIRKAFTALSYKQPASN from the exons ATGGCTAATATAAAGACAGAAGATGAAATAAGCCTctttgaaagtgaaatgaagGAGTTTTGGACCAAACTAAAAAGCATTTATGGCACTGAACAGATCAATCAGACTTTAGCACTAAGAGATTCATGTAAGGAGTCCATAAAAGTGCTTTCAG AAAAATGGTCCAAAAAGCTGAAAGAAGGGGACCTGATGATCGATAAAATTCAGGAGTATAGCAATG AGATTCTCCAGCAGAGCCAACGCATATCAGAAAAACAAGAGCATTTGATGGCTGTGAAGTCTAACCTAAATCAAGAAGAGGAGCAAAAGAAGAACTTGACTGACAGTATCCAAGAGCTTAAAGAAGAGttgatgaagaaaaaggaaa tAATATCTTCTAAAAACAAAGCTGCTAAGGAGAGAGTGGAGCAACTGTGCAAGTCCAAAGTGTTGTTTGAAGAGCGGCTTGGATTGGAGATCCGCAGAATTGACA aTGAACAATTACAGTTTATATTCAGACACATTGACCACAAAGACCCTGACAAGCCCTATGTGTTCACCCTTTCCCTAAATGAGCAGGGAGATTATCAAG TGACTTCCTGTATTCCTCCTCTGGACTGTATAGCAGAATTCCAGCTCAAagtgagagaaacaaacaatttttctgcatttgttgCCAACATCAGAAAAGCTTTCACTGCTTTATCTTATAAACAGCCTGCATCAAACTAG